One genomic segment of Scophthalmus maximus strain ysfricsl-2021 chromosome 3, ASM2237912v1, whole genome shotgun sequence includes these proteins:
- the spo11 gene encoding meiotic recombination protein SPO11: MESQAAEVFTEVNKLRAQLLNSVDVATDARREEVGPSSREILARIENVILGIVTSLSRDEAPVLVLPNRSSWANVSFHSAVGLQMSSGSSVSTVRSDCPSSVTKFAQIVKILSVIYRLVQSDSYATKRDIYYNNTQLFGSQTTVDGIVDDISCMLKAPRRSLHVLATSKGLIAGDLRYMEEDNTRIDCRSSSVAVAVSSNISGIKNIVSAAKFVLIVEKDATFQRLLDDDFCTKLSPCIMITGKGVPDVNSRLMVRKLWDTLHIPTFALVDADPHGIEIMCIYKYGSVAMSFEAHSLTVPSVMWLGLLPSDLRRLQVPEDALIPLSRRDESKLGSLLKRPYFSCQPDWQKELELMQQTKVKAEIQSLATIAPDFLSSVYLPNKLRYGGWI; the protein is encoded by the exons CAGGGAAATTCTGGCTCGTATCGAGAACGTAATCCTAGGAATAGTGACCAGTCTGTCCAGAGATGAGGCTCCTGTCCTGGTGCTGCCCAACAGATCCAGCTGGGCCAACGTCAG CTTTCACAGTGCCGTCGGGCTTCAAATGAGTTCAGGAAGTTCCGTCAGCACCGTTAGGAGCGACTGTCCTTCGTCTGTCACTAAATTTG caCAAATTGTCAAGATTCTCTCGGTGATCTACAGACTCGTGCAGAGCGACTCGTACGCTACCAAAAG agaCATCTATTACAACAATACACAGCTGTTTGGTTCCCAGACAACTGTTGACGGTATCGTAGATGATATCTCCTGCATGCTAAAAGCTCCTCGCAGGTCACTCCATGTG TTGGCCACGTCCAAGGGACTGATCGCAGGTGACCTGCGTTACATGGAGGAGGACAACACAAGGATCGACTGCCGCTCCAGCTCTGTT gCCGTTGCAGTTTCATCAAACATAAGTGGGATTAAAA ATATTGTATCGGCCGCAAAATTTGTCCTGATCGTTGAGAAGGACGCGACTTTCCAGAGGCTGCTGGATGATGACTTCTGCACAAAGCTCAGTCCCTGCATCATGATCaca ggtaaAGGCGTGCCAGATGTGAACAGCAGGCTGATGGTGAGGAAGCTTTGGGACACGCTGCACATCCCCACCTTCGCTCTGGTGGATGCTGACCCTCACG GCATTGAGATCATGTGTATCTACAAGTACGGATCAGTG gccATGTCGTTTGAGGCCCACAGTCTGACCGTCCCCAGCGTTATGTGGCTAGGCCTCCTCCCCTCTGACCTCCGGAG GTTGCAGGTTCCTGAGGATGCCCTGATCCCCCTCAGCAGGAGAGATGAAAGCAAACTCGGCAGCCTTCTTAAAAGGCCGTACTTTAGCTGCCAACCAGACTGGCAGAAAGAG TTGGAACTGATGCAGCAGACGAAGGTCAAGGCTGAAATACAGTCCCTGGCAACTATAGCTCCAGATTTCCTCAGCAGCGTCTACCTGCCCAACAAGCTGCGTTACGGAGGCTGGATCTGA